A window from Candidatus Latescibacter sp. encodes these proteins:
- a CDS encoding thioredoxin family protein — MIRRLFKRRGGISKSDEFWEQDIILFAAGIGNAVAILSLFIFYWFVCNWRLENPLPIVYKIDDAMVAVEAAAKEQGAPSGTAGKVNWLELPGISRGLKSFYYARELVGPIMVMFTGDNCSLCDRMERETLSNPAVCDRLNENWRCILININKGREVELSNSWLQSHRGLMRWYSIHKENNKLFATELLSHHSLMRWFNADSLPTFVFFDREGEPVQRVSGYWNADAFGSLLDYMRDGVYKWYLPFEQYLKEVKR; from the coding sequence ATGATCCGGAGACTCTTTAAACGAAGGGGCGGAATCTCTAAGTCCGATGAGTTCTGGGAACAGGATATTATCCTGTTCGCCGCGGGCATAGGAAACGCGGTAGCGATTCTCTCGTTATTCATATTTTACTGGTTTGTATGCAACTGGCGTCTTGAGAATCCATTACCAATCGTCTACAAAATTGACGACGCCATGGTGGCTGTTGAGGCTGCCGCTAAAGAACAGGGAGCGCCCTCAGGCACAGCGGGAAAGGTGAATTGGCTGGAATTACCCGGCATTTCACGCGGACTGAAATCTTTTTATTACGCCCGAGAGCTTGTCGGGCCGATCATGGTGATGTTTACAGGAGACAACTGCAGCCTATGCGACCGTATGGAACGGGAAACCCTTTCCAATCCGGCCGTCTGCGATCGCCTGAATGAGAACTGGAGATGTATCCTGATAAACATCAATAAGGGGAGAGAGGTTGAATTATCGAACAGTTGGCTGCAGAGTCACCGCGGGTTGATGAGATGGTACAGTATCCATAAGGAAAATAATAAGCTGTTTGCCACCGAATTACTGAGCCATCACAGTTTGATGAGATGGTTTAACGCTGACAGTCTTCCCACGTTTGTCTTCTTTGACAGAGAAGGTGAGCCCGTCCAGAGAGTTTCCGGGTATTGGAATGCGGACGCGTTCGGCTCCCTGCTCGACTACATGCGGGACGGAGTGTACAAGTGGTACCTCCCGTTTGAACAGTATCTGAAAGAAGTGAAGCGGTGA
- a CDS encoding cyclic nucleotide-binding domain-containing protein codes for MAKSAWGLDRLDMFKGLNAMEMQEVAKITNKVHFNKNDIIAGETDVSRDIYVLIDGSVEIISLNGVPLYRISTGEIFGELALVPDIKRTAIALSREDSWVLVMNMHHLEKLGEEYPDVYKKVSNNLVKSLGTKLARANKLIELLKTELGKALKPRE; via the coding sequence ATGGCTAAATCCGCCTGGGGCCTTGATAGACTCGATATGTTTAAAGGTCTTAATGCCATGGAAATGCAGGAAGTCGCCAAGATCACCAACAAGGTTCATTTCAATAAAAATGATATCATAGCCGGTGAGACAGATGTCTCCCGCGATATTTATGTCCTGATCGATGGAAGTGTTGAAATTATATCACTCAACGGGGTGCCGTTGTATCGAATTTCCACCGGAGAGATTTTCGGGGAACTTGCTCTGGTTCCGGACATCAAGAGAACCGCAATCGCGCTCTCCCGAGAGGACAGTTGGGTGTTGGTTATGAATATGCATCACCTGGAAAAACTCGGCGAAGAATATCCGGATGTTTATAAAAAAGTCTCGAATAATTTAGTAAAAAGCCTGGGCACAAAACTTGCCCGCGCCAACAAACTTATCGAACTTCTCAAAACAGAACTGGGAAAAGCTTTGAAACCCCGGGAATAA
- a CDS encoding S8 family serine peptidase — MKHFFSILFFSIAFIAQAEASPWWVFFTDEPGRKPGDTVSAALIERVTETGAPIRTVSRYFNAVSVEYEGSPIELEKIPGIRKVYPVRSLIRVPEPAATEKSFRAKPTGTLADSISRYGVMYDELKMLNIPAVHTRGYTGKGVEVGILDTGFDKIKETGCLKNVRIVHTRNFVRGGEDVSGDYHGSFVLACLGGMLDGEYYGPAFNASFLLAVTDDVSTETHTDEDRWVAGVEWCDSLGAKLISSSLVYNEFDNPADNYRRQDMNGHTSIVARGAEIAASRGIVMVNAAGNEGTTSWGIITTPGDAEHVIAIGAVNVVKAGDPVIAAFSSRGPTADGRIKPDVVAPGQGVYVPTLGTTGFYMMTSGTSLATPLISGLCALILETHPSWTPAQVMAALKASARDLGDPGPDNIYGWGLPDALKAIDYSPTGVAIDQSGDYGKPVSFRLMNPYPNPFNAAVVIPFSLDSPEKVRINIFDIVGRLVATVWNQPATPGRHEVLWDGEGCASGVYFVRAAAGNQVEAGRVVMVK; from the coding sequence ATGAAACATTTTTTTTCCATCCTCTTTTTTTCCATCGCATTCATTGCCCAGGCAGAGGCCTCTCCCTGGTGGGTGTTTTTCACCGATGAGCCGGGGCGCAAGCCCGGAGATACGGTTTCGGCTGCCCTGATTGAGCGGGTAACTGAAACAGGCGCTCCGATACGCACTGTGTCCCGGTATTTCAATGCGGTCTCGGTGGAGTATGAGGGAAGTCCGATAGAGCTGGAAAAAATTCCCGGAATTCGGAAAGTGTATCCGGTGAGGTCGCTTATCCGAGTTCCGGAGCCTGCTGCTACTGAGAAATCCTTCCGTGCTAAACCTACCGGCACTTTGGCAGACAGCATCAGCCGATACGGTGTAATGTATGATGAACTCAAAATGCTTAATATCCCGGCGGTTCATACACGGGGCTACACCGGAAAAGGGGTGGAGGTCGGAATACTCGATACCGGATTCGACAAAATCAAGGAGACCGGATGCCTCAAAAATGTGCGAATAGTCCACACCCGCAATTTCGTTCGCGGGGGAGAAGATGTTTCCGGAGATTATCACGGAAGCTTTGTTCTGGCCTGTCTGGGGGGGATGCTTGATGGTGAGTACTACGGTCCGGCATTCAACGCTTCGTTTCTCCTGGCTGTGACCGATGATGTCTCGACGGAAACCCATACCGATGAGGATCGATGGGTGGCTGGGGTGGAATGGTGTGACAGCCTGGGAGCAAAGCTCATCTCTTCTTCCCTGGTTTACAATGAATTCGACAACCCCGCCGACAACTACAGAAGACAGGACATGAACGGCCACACATCCATCGTGGCTCGCGGCGCGGAAATCGCCGCTTCACGGGGAATCGTGATGGTGAACGCGGCCGGAAACGAAGGTACAACTTCCTGGGGAATCATCACCACCCCTGGCGATGCAGAGCATGTGATAGCAATTGGAGCGGTAAATGTTGTGAAGGCAGGAGATCCGGTTATCGCGGCGTTCTCTTCACGAGGTCCCACTGCTGATGGCCGTATCAAGCCGGATGTTGTCGCTCCGGGTCAGGGGGTGTATGTCCCCACCCTCGGAACCACCGGATTTTACATGATGACCTCCGGCACTTCTCTGGCAACTCCCCTGATCTCCGGTCTCTGCGCGCTCATTCTCGAGACGCACCCTTCATGGACTCCCGCCCAGGTAATGGCAGCGCTCAAAGCCTCAGCCCGCGACCTGGGAGACCCCGGCCCGGACAACATCTACGGCTGGGGACTGCCTGATGCCCTTAAAGCGATTGATTATTCCCCGACCGGAGTCGCTATAGACCAGTCCGGCGATTATGGGAAGCCGGTATCTTTCCGGCTCATGAACCCGTACCCGAATCCGTTCAATGCCGCAGTGGTCATTCCTTTCAGTCTGGACTCTCCGGAGAAGGTCAGGATCAATATCTTCGATATAGTCGGAAGACTGGTCGCCACCGTTTGGAACCAGCCTGCCACGCCCGGCCGTCACGAGGTTCTCTGGGACGGGGAGGGCTGCGCTTCCGGAGTTTATTTTGTCCGGGCCGCGGCGGGTAACCAGGTGGAGGCCGGAAGAGTAGTGATGGTGAAGTGA